One window from the genome of Leptidea sinapis chromosome 24, ilLepSina1.1, whole genome shotgun sequence encodes:
- the LOC126971701 gene encoding uncharacterized protein KIAA1143 homolog, with the protein MNRKRNVNYIKPDDPPFLKVLKKQAGYEESVNHKFDKLQNDEADFVEDDESELPQVVVLKEGDLTAEEADLEKEKADKIESETKADLSQRVIFKSKRKSNTPNKIIKSNNKSNSNKDMLSFNDDDEEISD; encoded by the coding sequence atgAATAGAAAAAGGAACGTTAATTATATCAAACCTGACGACCCCCCATTTTTGAAAGTTCTTAAAAAACAGGCAGGTTATGAAGAAAGCGTCAATCACAAATTCGATAAACTTCAAAATGACGAAGCGGACTTTGTGGAAGATGATGAAAGTGAATTACCTCAAGTAGTTGTATTAAAAGAAGGCGACTTAACCGCGGAGGAAGCTGATCTAGAGAAAGAGAAAGCAGATAAAATTGAATCGGAAACCAAGGCGGATCTAAGCCAAAGAGTTATTTTCAAATCTAAACGGAAATCAAACACACCAAATAAGatcattaaatcaaataataaaagtaatagcAATAAGGATATGTTATCatttaatgatgatgatgaagaaatATCTGACTGA